Part of the Echeneis naucrates chromosome 1, fEcheNa1.1, whole genome shotgun sequence genome, TGAATAGCTGGTGCCTAATATCACATTAAGTTTTAACCGTGTCGGTAGTTTGGCACCTATTGATGTGACTTGAGTCAAAAATGTTAAGGCTTGCTACTCATTTGTCTTATACTGATAAGACTTTGACTTGAGTCCAATGTCAAAacgtaggaaaaaaaaaaaaaaattatagccTTATAACAGCTGTACTGGAGaagtaaatttttatttgaatcatATGttaaaattgaatttaattAAGGATGCACTCTTCTCAATGACTACTGAGTGAGTATGCTTGCTGCAGTCATCAAGCACACTTGTGTTGTCCTCAGGGTCTAAAATGACCCAGCCGCAAGGAGGTGCTGTATGAAAATGAGTGGTGTCCACTAGGGATGTATATCTCCACCCCTAAGGTCGATTCCATATGCATCTCGACACACTGCCACAGATACAATATAATTGCGATACATCGAAACCCCCTGTTGATCTGATGCGATACAAATCACTCCCATTCACAATACAATGCGATTCAAAAATGACTTGATGGCGGTTTGACTTAACTATGAAGATTCAGTTTGATATGTGATCATTCGATACAGTTAGTTTGGGTTTGAGAATGTATTAGCCTAACCCATCGGGTTTCTTAACTCAATAGCACAATTCTGCTTTACTCTCTGTAACAATTTGAGGGATGTATGTACTCTCGGGTTGATAGCCCCACAGCATTGTTTGCAGATTGCATGTGTCTTGTCAAGTTGACCTCCTCACttgaaaaactttaaatattgcCATATTGTGTGTCTTCTTTGGTGCATTAAATATCTCTTCGTTGCTAATGCTCGTTTCCCGCCATCTTTGTTGTGTACAACTTCTGCGTGCTTGTATCAGTGCGCCATGGTGCATTTACGTTGCCTCGTAAAATACGTTAAGAGTAGGGAATAGatactggaaaacaaaacaaccgaTTTAACCATGGTATTTTCCGGTGCAAAAAGGCTAAAGGAGATGCACCGTAAATTCACTCGCAAATTAAATCCGATGTGTGCAGGTGCAGTCACATCCTATATATTTGTATCGGATCACTGATGTGAATCGGTGAATCTCCTTGTCTCTAGTGTCCGCTAATGAAATTCAGtcctgttgaaatgtgaaaacccAGACACTGACCAAGTGTGTGATGAATGACAGTTTGTTTCCTAAGACAAAAAATATTTGGGGTTTAAAATTCACTTAACCTTATTTTAGAGGTTTCATGAAGACGGGTAGTTTTTGACCCAGCAGTCAAGGGGAGTGTGCGTGATGTGTAGACATCAGAAGGCTTAAATAAAGCGTGTGAAGAATACTAATAATATCCTCCTCTTATTTCCTAGGAGCAGGTGTACACGTTTGATTGGCTGAAGAAAGAGGCCGTCAGGATTGTGAAGGAGGGCGGGAAGAGAGACCGAGATAATAAGAACAAGAGAAGCTCCTCCCCTGGATCCCCGGAGTCGGAGAGTGACTTCCTACGAAGGAGCAAACGGCTCAAGGAATCCCGCCCAATCAACTTTAGAGAGATCGAAGAGCAAGACGATGATAGTGATCTAGTAGAGACTGATGAGAACGAGTCAGCAGAGCCCAGATCTCAAGGCGGGCTGTCTGGTATGGAGTTCCTGCTGGGAGATTTGTTCTGCTCCTCCCCCCAGAGAAGGCCGAGCTCTGTGGAGGAGTCCATAGACATGGAGATGTCTGTCTTCAAAGCTGACAAGGGGGCCTCACTGGGAGTGGAGCCTCTGCAGTGGTGGAGGACGAAGGCAGTACAGTTTCCACTCTTGGCCACAGTGGCACGGGTCTATCTGGCTGCCCCCGCTGTGGCTGGCAATGCTGCCAAAGACTTTGTACAGGAAGGTGCGGGATCCACGTGCAGGAAAAGAGCCAACATCCCACCAGAAAGTTTGGATGCAATCCTCTTTCTGCATTATAACCACATGCCCACTACTGACACAGGCCCCACGATGCCGAAGAACGATGACAAAAACAGTTGGATCGAAAAGgtccagtaaacacacacacaaaacactaaTTCCTTTTTCATAAGGTCTAAAATTAACACTGTCAGCCTTTTGTGTCACACTTCTATTTATCCATATCTTAAGCTGATTATAACCATGAACCAAAGAACCAACACAAAGTCGGCCTGCTGAAAAAGACAGGTAGGCTGGTGAAGTTGGCTGCCACACACACCATAAAAAAGCACATAGGCGGAAAGTAATTCAGTTGTGGGgattaaaaatagttttttttatattggaTTGGAAAATCCACTATCCACACAGTAATCCACATCATAACCACTGAACAATCGCTAAAAGATAggagacacccccccccccccccccaatttaCTTTCCAGGAAACTCAAGCAATGCGTCATGTGCcttacacatttttttcaatcGTCTCAGCagattgaaatttttttttttttttttttgtgtgtgtgtgtgtcaaatttTATTAAAGTACTGTGAACCTTCATAATATGACTTGACTTATGCAACATGACCTGTTATGTTGTGAATCCTAAGAAAAACTCCAAAGACTCACTTTACTCACTCACTATTAGCTCACTTTATGCTGTCAATGATCCGATTCCCTAAGAGAGAAGCTAGGAAAAACAGTtaggttttaaaaaacaaaatatcactGTCAGTAAAATGTGTCCTCATTTCAGAGTGCAGTAACAATTTACACTGCATCCTCACATACATGCAGTCTTTTTGTCTGAGTGTAACATACTAATAAAAATATCCATAAATGTTGACTTGTTTCTGGTGGAGTACTGTACTTGAGTACAGTTTTTGAGattctgagaaaataaactttcCGCTGATTCAGGTATGGTTTGTCTCACTTTTATCTTTTACGTTTGAGTTTTATGACACCAAAACTGATTTGTTtcagttcaaatgtttgttgtgcttACCGCAAACAAGTTGTATCACGGTCTACAAAAACTCGCCTTCCAACCTGAAAGAGCACGTCGTGGGATGTAAAGTAGAGCTAGAGCTTGTGATGTGTCATTCGTGaatgatttgttcattttgaattaaTGTTTTGTATGACTCGGGACTAACTCATCTCAGTGTGGTGACTTGAggctgccccacaataaggtcacGGGTGCAGTACGCGGCCCaaacatgtctaggttaattggttagttagtgactctaaattgtccatagagCAAGGGATGGACAGGGCAGCACGGAAAAAAGGAACTGAAGCGGACCCTTCCAGTGACTAGACCAGACCGCCTCCACCAACCCCCCcgtagcagaatcacatcagtgtattgtacaatgacaataaagctactttcctctcctgtgtttCCTGAGGTGGTACTTTAATAATTAAgcatttttttaagcaaatactttcGTACTTACTACTTTTATTTGcattggagtaatatttgacaaggagtatctgtacttttactcaaatAGTGAAGTTGTGTATTCTGACCACCTCTGTTTACATCAtatcatttgaattaaaaaaaagttatacaAAAGCTATCATAATccataaatgaacagaaaaacacatgcactcacaacacaaccacatacacaaacatgctgttaaaagtcaaaatgaaagttTCCAGAGGAAACCAGAAATACTTATACCTGGTAGTGACACAGTCTGTtaaagacaagaagaaagaaagtcTTTGAAATAGCATGCTGGAGAGCCCCAGagagttattttttcttttgatctTTGTTATGAGTCCTTTTTTTCAAGTTATAAATTATGTAttgatttcacattttataGTTTTTACCAATTCCACTGGACAGTTGACGGTTTCTGCACTATGGCTGCATGGCTTTGGTGTGGGCTTTTTCGTCTGTCCTGGTGAGGGTGGTTTCAGTGATTGCAGGCTGTGGAATTTCTCGGTGCAGACAGCTCTCCTAGTTATTGTTTCCTCACCTGGATCTTCAGTAACCAACCAAAAACGATGTGTACAGTTTTGTACATTATGAGCTGCTGGGTGTGCGTGTGGTGATGATGGGGGATGGGGGTTGGTTTTTAACTTTAAAGaactttgttttacattttatgtaatAAAAGTGCCATATGAATAAAGTTTGATTAAGTGCGGGTGTATAATTTATCATGTACATGTAATTATACATCAGCCCAGTCGTGACCCCTGGAAACACGTCTTGTGTTGTATAAGTAATTCATTTGAGTAGCTGGTTGTGTTATATCTGCAACACATGTCAACATGATGGTGTTTTCTGGCCTTGTTTGTCTTGtctatttgtattttgtttgttttttgccgtGTAGTTAATCATCTGGAAAGTAAAACTTCTCAAACATCTGCTCCATTATCCCTCTATAACGTGGATTCAGCCTGTTCGGAGCCATTGTCAGCTTCAGTATGACTGTACTTCTGCCTGTGGAGGGTGAGTTTTCTGCAGTGGATGTAGACGTAGAATGGATGGACAAACACCAGCAGAGTCAGCAGAGTCAGAGCAATGTCCACCTGCAGCACAACCAATTGTCATTCATTAACTGAAATGAGTTAAACTGTGTTTAATTCTGCACGAGGTCACGCTTTACAGTTTCAAATGGAATTAACATTAATGATCAAAAATATATTCTTGCCTGAGTGTGGTATatatctttcatttcaaaactacctaaaaaaaaaaaaaaaaaactaaacactttCTTCATCACTTACAAAAAATGGGTCTCCACCCAGAGCTCCTTTGATGAGGGAAAAGCAAGGGTACTGCAGCAGAGAGACCACAGCCGAAATAGACATCACCAGGCCGTACATCTTCCCAAAGTGGCAGGCAGGAAAACTGAGACAGAGACGTTTCATTtgcacagggttagggttaggactTAACACCTGTATTATGTTGGGTTATGTCACGTGGGCAATGACAaaataattcaaagaaaaaGCTTTCTGAGAAACGCATCACTTTGTTCCTGTTCAGTGTCATTTGTCCCTCACCAGTCTTCGTGATGACTTTACACAGTTGATTAAAAATGGTGTAAACCAAATTGCAatatgacaaagtgaaaatCCAAATGCCAGTATTTTTTTCCctataaaagtaaaatgtgcaCATAGTTTGTTCCATCAGCATTGCGGTGCTACAGAGATGGCCTACAAATCATATTTCACAGACgtaaagatacatttttattttatttatatttttttagttaGATAGGTCATGATCACTCCACCAGGTCAATTTTGCTCTTTGTattttgtcttctgtctgtgtgtgagagagagaggtgcttaCGCAATGCTAATGAAGGCCGCGTTCCCGCCATAGAGGAAAGAGCGGTTGAGGACTTGGAGAATGAAGGTGAGATACTGCAGAGGGAGGAGACGACTGgaggcacacacagaaaaaagcagGCACTGCAGGGAGGTTAGGAACAGAGACAGCGAGGAGGAGCGCAGGTCGGCCTCGTGCTCTGCCTCTCCTACAGGACGGACAATAATTCAGTAAAAAGAAGTGAAGTTACTCTGGtccacactcacaaacacatgcatgtcaTTCTAACTGCACTGATTTGATTTACCCGGAGCCAGAGGCTTCCCCTTGTGTCTGTCCATGATGAGTCCATTCCATGGTGCACAGAGCACTCCGCACAGCTGGGTGAAGGCAAAAGCATTGGTGTACTGACTCACTGAGAGGTTCACCACCACAGGGAAGAATGgaaaagaggagacagagcaTGCAGAAAACATTAGATCGCACACAGTCAGTATGTGTAGGAAAGAGTGTTGTGTACTCAGTTACCCAGGTCGGGGTCATTGTCAGCCAGGCGGTTGAGTGTGGCGTTGAGTGTCCCGATGAACAGGTAGTGTCTCAGCTGCATGATGGACAACCACAGCAGGTGCCACAGGAAGAACCAGGACAACACACAGCTCCGGAAACTTGCcactaaatgtaaatatttccaTCAAAGTCTGTGTGATGCTGCATTTGTTAACATCCATTTGTGACCCATCAAACATGCTTTGTCTTTTATACTGTCCTGTATCTGCTCAGCGCTGAGTTAAAATTCAGATCAGTGTATCATCATCTTTTTTACAGCTCTCAGTATGACAACATTTTGTAAAGAAAAAGCACCAGATTTCGGTATTattttatggttgttttttttttttttgtcctctgcagctccacatgttaaaaagctgtttctagtttaatgtgatgtaatgtgattGCATCAATGCTCATTTAAATGGTCGATGTTGAACAATGAGGCCTTTTTCCCACACCAAGTTTATACAGGAAGTAAATTTTTTCTTataatgtgcttttattttgaaccCTGAGCAACCATTCTGTCTCTGAGGTCTACTTCCATGGTGGTTCATAGTATGCACACAAGTAACTGTTGCTGAAGCAAGTCCACTTAACAGACTGGGCCAAGGAGGTGGCGGCAAACGGTTTGGAGTTTGCCATGTGTTTAATCCTTCATTATGTTTGAGtcttttttgtaatatttagTTATGTGTGTTTGGGGTAGTGGAAGAGGTCAGGTGCAATTGCAGCTAGTGGAGTCAGAGCGAGGATGAGTAAGGTTATGCCACTGCTGTGAagtctgctgcagcagagctcagCATCAGGCTTGTTACAGTACCGTTTGCAGAGTCTGGGCCCTCTGCCTTGAGCTCAGGGGCTGGTGCTGATGTGAACTCCCTCCCACTGGGATTCTGCGAGTCTGTTGTCATACCTCCCTCTTCAAACTTTTGAATGCTGTAGGTGTTGCCCCTTCCACAATTTACTCTGAGGATCAGAAAAAGTTGACATAAGCGTGAGATCTCCTTCATGAAGATTATCTAGAGAAGCTCAGGGGAAACAGCTGCTCCAATGTTGATGTAATGTTCTCACCCGTAGGTGAAGCTTGGTGGCGGAGGATATGGGATGTGTTTTCTGGGCATCAGCAGGAAGGTTCTCAGCAGGTGGATGATGCTGCTGAAGGTCAAAACGAGGAAAGAGGAGCGAAGGCCGATTCCCTGTTCATGCAGCacctgaaaaacagaagaaaagggaTTTGGTTAATCTGCAAGGAAAGAGAAAGCAGCCATTTTCTGTAAGTTGATTTATGCGTTTCTTTTcactcaaataaaaatacaaatatacgtatttgtaatttcatttgaacataAAAATATAGTTTTATGGAAACTGAGAGTTTAGACAACAACTTCAAACACATATGTTGACGAACAACATGACTGTTTCACCTTGATGATtagaaacacagctgctgaggaGTCAAAGGCCCCGTTGTAGAAGGTGATAACGGTGGAGCGGTGAGCTGGGAACAGGTTGCCTACCTTCCAGACACAGAGTCACATCAGGAAAAACTCTTACTGGTTCACTCAGTAATCAAATTGTTGAGTGTatctttagttttatttaggGGAGGCGTAGTCACCTGCATGTTAGTGAGAAGCAGCAGAATTCCTCCCACAGAGATGAAGGACAAGGCAGGAAAAAGGAGCTCTGAGAGTGCTACAGGACAGAGGACCACAAACTATTATCCTATTccttttatctttcattttggttttgctAGATACGTACAGCATTGAAATATGGGCTCAATACAATTAAAGCATGAATTATCTTCTCTATTCACTTGCttggatgataaaaaaaaaaaacaccaattgCCATTGTAGTTACCAGGTTCCATTTCTACTTACCTGACTGTAATATATTGTGCAAACTATAACTGGACAAACATGCTTTTGTTGTACTGTGTGTTGCTCATGTGCATTTGTGAGGAGAGACTGAAGTGAGTACTTCCAACTCCGAGATATCGGAGGAAGGAGCAATGGGTGTGtacatgtttttcttctgaaatgaTTATGAGGAGAGTCAACCGTTGAAACTTTCTATTGATACAGACAAGACAGATGAACCAGTTCATTTTTTGGTGGTCATGGTATTATttactgtgcgtgtgtgtgcttttatgCAATTACCCGCACTTGAGAAGGCCACAAGCAGTGTTCCAGTAGTGTACAGACATCTGgagaaatatgacaaaatttTGAACAACCATGTTTGTACTGCCCTCATTTTAGCTGAAAAATACACACTGACTTGACTTGATCAACAAAAGGAAAGTCAAAATATGAGATATAAcattctgtgtggagtttgcatgttctctctgtgcatGCAACCCATGCCAccatgttttatatatatatatatcaaccATTGGCACCTGAATGTTTGTGTGGACAATCAAAAGTAGAACAGGCTATCTCACTTTTGCCCACCGCAGTAACTCCTTATTTCAGATTGTTAGACTCTTGTTTTCCCTGTTGAATTTCAGGCCAATATCATGTTATAAAAATCACAGCCACTAATCTCAGGATGCTCAGCAGGTCAGAGTTAAAATTACTGACAAACAATAAATCCTTTAGAAGCAACAATGTGATCCTTAAAAACTAATGCACGTTAGGTGTTAGCCGTgggagttttatttttgctcccATGAACTCACATTCCTAGCAGCCTCGTCACCATGGTCCCAAATCGATCAAACAGGTAACCATTGACAAGGGTCATGAAGTTGTTGAGGAACGAGGCGATGGTGAAGACCAGAGAGAACTTCTCATCCTGCCGACTACAGTCTgcaagacagaagaaaaagaaaacaggagtaAGAGACGAAGATACTTTGGTCAGTTGTGGGAGAACATTGAGCAGATTAGACATAGACGGATGAGAACATCACCACGTGTGTGTTCACCTCCACTCAGTTTTCCCTCCAGTAGAAAATTAAAGACCATGCTGTGCATTTTTCTGAGAGGTTGCCACTGATAAGCTAATAAGCGCTGATAGCTATCCATTGGTATTAATTCACCTGCAGTCTAttaatactgttttttttttcatcatctgtcaTCACTTTCAAtattacaaaagcaaacagGTGTTATAATCTTTCAGTTGACAGTCAACAGAGAAAAGAGCTTTTCACTTTAAGCTTCTGCAACACATGCTTTTGATAGTGTCCAACCATTTAAGTTGCATTATTCAAAATAAGCACAACGATGAATTCAATTGGTGagtgaaatatgaaacaaaagctTATACTGACAGATGCAAAGATGATTATCCCAAAGTTCAGGtctcttctgcctctttttgctctttatttttgaTTCCTCAGGCGGACAAATACGAGCAGGTAAAGAGTCAACAAGGAAGCAGATCAAATGATGGACTTAAAATTGTTAGGTAGTCAAGAAGATTTTGCTCCGATAAGAACGAGAAAGTTACAGTACAACAGTGTGGTTTGTTGCTTTTCTGCTTCCAAGTCACCAAATTTCAATTATTAAATCGATCAATATAATTCATGAAAATTGAAAGTGACTTAAGCAGTGTGTGCCTTTAGCTGGTAAGGAGTTAgaaatttttctcttttaataaataagaaaaaaaaacaaaacaaaacaggacgAATAGCTCTCATCTAGCTCAAACGTTATCTCAGAGGAATTTATTTCCTTCTGTCTAAGCCATACCgttaaaataaaagactgacATCCGTCTGCTCTTCACCCTGCAGGAATACTTCAATGGGCAACCAAGCAAAACCATCACCTCTGAGACTGTACCCTCCCCCGCCGCCCCGTGTCACCCACCTGTGACAGTCACCGTGCTGTTGGCACCTGGGACAGTGTCACATAGCTGACCGAAGTacctgtcctccttcagcacAAACACCAGAGAAGCATAACCAAACACCACGCCAGCAAAGCACAGACACTCCAGCATCCCTGAGGCCAGAGTCAGCCAGTAGAGCAGCCTGGTGCCAACCTCGTGCCCCTGCATGGTTCACTGCCACCGTGCAGAGCTCCAAACGGTCAAATCCTATCTCACAGTGAGAGTTTCTTATCCTGAGAAAGCAGCAATTTCGcttcctctcttttgttttgtttgatggaGTTTCTGATGTTTCAACGGATCCATGCGACTTCAGGTCTCTGCCAGATTAAAAAGCAGAAGCGATATGAGTGAGATGATAACTTCTTTACACTTTACAGcaccagcaaataaaataaagtctcACCAttcttttttaatacatatcTTTGCTTTTGTCTTCTTTATGTTCTTTGCATAGTTGTAGTCCCTGCTGGTTGTCTCCCTCATGTTCAGCACATACCCCTAACATGAGGACAGTAGACAGAGCGGCAGTTGACACCGGGCGGTGCTAACTGTAATCCAGATTAGATCACCTAATCTATGTGCAATGACACATGGCACAGTTAAACATGGCAGATTGTGTGTGGGGGGACTCTGCACGTTgagctgcagcctgtgtgtctgacagGTAGAGCTGCATTTCTGTCTGGGGTCCAGATATAATCACAAGTGGACATATGGTGGGAAACACTGTAATTTTCCATTGCCGTTTAATTGTGTATTAGATTACAGGCTAATCAAACggattttctgttatttcttttatgaGAAAAAGAAGTAAAGTCTGTACATTTCCAGTCTGAGGAAGGGTCTTCTGACCTGAAACGTTACTATTTGGTGATAATACATTTATTCTCTGGAGCTGTGGCTGGTGTGCAGACTTTACttctttttctcatgttttaccTGTTTTATCTGGCATCCAGCTTTGAGATTTTGGGATGTgcctgctttttgttgtttattatttgttttataccTTTCGATAAAGGCATATTAATTAACCAAGTTCACTTTGAACTAACTGTTgaaattttagattttagactgcaaaaaaaacacacacacacacacacaacaggtgttgtgtcctcccaccgtccaaagacatgcatgtttaggctAACTGGTGATAtcgtataaaaaaaatattaaaaaagattttcaaataGTCTTAAAAT contains:
- the slc43a3a gene encoding solute carrier family 43 member 3a is translated as MQGHEVGTRLLYWLTLASGMLECLCFAGVVFGYASLVFVLKEDRYFGQLCDTVPGANSTVTVTDCSRQDEKFSLVFTIASFLNNFMTLVNGYLFDRFGTMVTRLLGICLYTTGTLLVAFSSAALSELLFPALSFISVGGILLLLTNMQVGNLFPAHRSTVITFYNGAFDSSAAVFLIIKVLHEQGIGLRSSFLVLTFSSIIHLLRTFLLMPRKHIPYPPPPSFTYGVNCGRGNTYSIQKFEEGGMTTDSQNPSGREFTSAPAPELKAEGPDSANVASFRSCVLSWFFLWHLLWLSIMQLRHYLFIGTLNATLNRLADNDPDLVSQYTNAFAFTQLCGVLCAPWNGLIMDRHKGKPLAPGEAEHEADLRSSSLSLFLTSLQCLLFSVCASSRLLPLQYLTFILQVLNRSFLYGGNAAFISIAFPACHFGKMYGLVMSISAVVSLLQYPCFSLIKGALGGDPFFVDIALTLLTLLVFVHPFYVYIHCRKLTLHRQKYSHTEADNGSEQAESTL